A genome region from Salvelinus alpinus chromosome 26, SLU_Salpinus.1, whole genome shotgun sequence includes the following:
- the LOC139554277 gene encoding zinc finger protein 436-like, whose amino-acid sequence MRSLSYSPPAKEEADITVKQEENEAVTVKEEKDAFRVKEEEDVTVKGEEDVTVKGEEDAVYGVKEEGEMTVKSEEEETGYLGPVSQTHLKASNCSNDEFSHKMVLRDRSLINSRERRHDADEAQKSLSRSERLKKHQRRPTGKKSHRCSDCGKGCKSSSEFKIHQRVHTREKSHHCFDCGKSYLRLKSLKEHMRIHIGEKPFSCDQCGKSFTTSSHQIVHQRSHTGEKPYSCNQCGKSFNTSSNLIVHQRTHTGEKPYSCDQCGKSFTTFSNLTKHQRTHTGDKRYTCDQR is encoded by the exons atgcggtcactaagctactcacctcctgctaaagaagaggcggatatcacagtaaaacaagaagagAATGAGGCcgttactgtgaaagaagagaaagacgcgttcagagtgaaagaggaggaggatgttacagtaaaaggagaggaggatgttacagtaaaaggagaggaggatgcagtttatggagtgaaagaggagggggagatgactgtcaagtcggaagaggaggaaactggatatctgggcccggtttcccaaacgcatcttaaggcatccaatTGTTCTAACGATGAAtttagccataagatggttttgagagACCGTTCCTTGATTAACtcta GAGAGAGAcgtcatgatgctgacgaggcacagaagagtctctccagatcagaacgcctcaagaaacaccagcggagacccacagggaagaaatctcaccgctgctctgactgtgggaaaggttGCAAATCTTCATCAGAATTTAAAATACACCAGCGAGTACACACAAGAGAGAAATCTCACCACTGTTTTGATTGTGGGAAGAGTTACTTAAGATTAAAATCACTAAAAGAACACATGAGAATTCACataggagagaaaccttttagctgtgatcagtgtgggaagagttttactacatcaagcCATCAGATTGTACACCAGAgatcacacacaggagagaaaccttatagctgtaatcaatgtgggaagagttttaataCATCTAGCAACCTTATTGTacaccaaagaacacacacaggagagaaaccttatagctgtgatcaatgtgggaagagttttactacatttaGCAATCTGActaaacaccagagaacacacacaggagataaacgtTATACCTGTGACCAGAGATAA